GAAAGGAGACAGTTCGATGCGTAGCGCGTCGCTCAGGGCCTCGACGGCGTACTTGGTGGCGTGGTACCAGCCGCCCAGTGGTGTGGTCAGCCTCCCGCCGATGGAGGAGATGTTGATGATGGTGCCCGAGCCCCGGGTTCGCATGTGCGGGATGATGAGCTGGGTGAGGCGCGCCAGACCGAAGACGTTGACCTCGAACTGGCGGCGGGCCTCGTCGATCGGGACGTCCTCGATGGCGCCGTAGGAGCCGTAGCCGGCGTTGTTGACCAGGACGTCGATGCGTCCGGTCTCCTCCAGGATGCGGTTGACGCCGGAGCTCATGGAGGCGTCGTCGGTGACGTCCATGGCCAGCGGGCGGATGCCGTCGGCGGTCAGGGCCTGGAGACGGTCGGTACGACGGGCTGCGCCGTAGACGATGTAGCCCAGTGCCCGGAGTTTGTGGGCGGTGTCCTCGCCGATACCGGAGGAGGCGCCGGTGACGAGGGCGACCCCGGTACCGGGCGCCTTGGAGAATGCCTGGGGCGCGGCGGCCGGTGCTTGCTCCGCGGTTGTAGTCACGAGCGGTTCCCTTTCTGATGATGTGGGAGTGCCTTCAGCATCCACCATGATTGGTGACTCTGTTCGGATCGACTCCCGGCTGCTCCCCCGTGGGGGACGCATGCAGTCTCCCACCTGAGGCGGATCCCGAACGTCCAGGCGCTGGGCAACCGGAGTCGGTGTCGGGAGGCGGACGTGACCTCGTGGTGGGTCGGTGAGTCGCTAGGGTGGGGCCATGACGATTCGCGTAGCTGTTGTGGGCGCCGCCGGGCGCATGGGATCGACCGTCTGCCAGGCGGTCCAGGACGCCGAGGGCCTCGAGCTCGTGGCCCGCTTGGACGTGGGGGACACCCTCGACGCCGAGCACCTGGCGGGCGCCGACGTCGCCGTCGACTTCACCGTCCCCAGCGTCACCGAGGCCAATGTCCATGCCCTGCTCGACGCCGGGGTGGACGTCGTCGTGGGCACCACCGGCTGGAACGAGGAGTCCTACGGGCGCATCCGTGAGCACCTGGCCCGGCCCGAGGCCGCCGGCCGCAGCGTCCTCATCGCCCCGAACTTCGCCCTGTCCGCCGTGCTGGCCATGAGCTTCGCCGCGAAGGCCGCCCCCTACTTCGAGTCCGCCGAGGTCATCGAGCTTCACCACCCGAACAAGGTCGACGCGCCCTCGGGCACCGCGGTCGCCACAGCCCAGGGCATCGCCGCCGCCCGCGCCGAGGCGGGCCTGGGCGTTATGCCGGACGCCACCCAGACCGACCCCGAGGGCGCCCGTGGGGCCGTCGTCGACGGCGTCCACGTCCACGCCGTGCGTCTGCGGGGGTTGACTGCCCACGAGGAGGTCGTGCTCGGCAACCCCGGTGAGCAGCTGACCATCCGCACCGACTCCTTCGACCGGGCCTCCTTCATGCCCGGCGTGGTCCTCGCCGTGCGGCAGGTCTCCAGCCGCCCCGGCCTGACCATCGGCCTGGACGCCCTGCTCGACCTCTGAGACGGGGGAGAGAGTAAGGAGCCAGGCGGGAGTCGGTCAGGAACGGTAAGGCGCTACAGCGAGGCCGCCCAGCAGTCCTCGGTGATGCCCTCGCCGACGCCGAGCACTCGGTGGGCCCCGGTGGGCGCCATGCCCACCGAGGTCAGGAGCCGGCTGATCGATTCGTCCCCGCGCACCGCCCAGGCTACGAGCGCCCTGGCCCCGTCCTGACGCGCCAGGTCCACGGCAGCCGCCAGGAGCCGGGAGCCGTGCCCGCGGCGCTGACTGGCCGGCTCCACGCCCAGGGCCGTGACCTCCACGGCCTGCACCCCGGCCTCATCGACGTGGCCCTCGGCGTCCATGGACTGGGTGGGGGCCAGGCCCAGCAGGCCCACCACCGTCCGGCTCGCAGCGTTCGCCTGGGCGGTGGTGGCCACCAGGACGTGGTGCTCGGGCGAGGGCGGCTCGGTCACCGCTGCCTCCCAGCCCGCCGCGATGACGGGGGCGGCGATCATCACACGCACACCCTCGGGCAGGGGCGCACTGTGCTCGGCGGTGTGACCGGCCTGCAGGGAGGCCAGCATGGTGGCGGCCTGGACCTGCCCGATCGCCGTCAGGTCCTCTGCCCGGGCCGGGCGCACGAATCCCCCCGATGCCTGGGGGTCGTCATGGTCATGCTCTGTACAGTCCTGAGCGCTGGGGGAGTGGTGCGGGGCGTGCGTATCCGCTTCCGGGCTCAGCCCGGCCAGCGGATCGGCGCCCAGGACGGAGCCGTCCCGGCTCCCGGAGGGCGATGAAGGCGATGAGGACGATGCAGGCGAGGGGGTCGAGGAGGTCATGGACCGAGCCTAAGTGACGGCCCTTCCTGGTCTCTGAGTACATCCGGGAGTGGAGAGGTACCTATGGGACAGATCATGAGATGAGCCCCTCGGCGGGCTGGGTGCACGTTAGGGTGGCGCCATGAGCGCAGCCCCCTCCCGCAGCTTCGGTTCCGTCGGCGTCGCCATGGTCACCCCCTTCACGCCCAGTGGGGAGGTCGACTACGACGCCGCCCGAGCCCTGGCGGTCAGCCTGGTCGACGACGGCGCCGACCTGATCCTCCTGTCGGGCACCACCGGTGAGTCCCCGACCACCCACACCCCCGAGAAGCAGGAGCTGATCCGCCAGGTCAAGGACGCCCTGGCCGGACGCGCCATGATTATGGCCGGCGCCGGCTCCAACGACACCGCCCACGCGGTGCGCATCGGCGTGGCCTCCCAGGAGGCCGGCGCAGAGGGCCTGCTCATCAACGCCCCCTACTACAACCGCCCCAGCCAGGAGGGCGTCTACCGGCACATCAACGCCGTCGTGGAGGCCACCGAACTGCCCGTCATGGTCTACGACATCCCCGGGCGCACCGGCGTGAAGATCACTGAGGAGACTCTGGCCCGCCTGGCCGAGAACCCCCGCGTCAAGGCCGTCAAGGACGCCACCGGCGACGTCGAGCAGGGCTTCCGCCGCATGGAGTCCACCGGTCTGGAGTACTACTCCGGCGACGACGGCCTGAACTTCGCCTGGCTCACCCACGGCGCCTCCGGCGTCATCTCCGTGGCCGCCCACGCCGACGCCCACTCCTGGCGCCAGATGATCGACGCCGTCGACGCCGGCGACCTGGCCAGTGCCCGCACCCTCGCCCGCAGCCTGCGCCCCCTGGTCCACGCCATCATGGGCGGCGGGCAGGGAGCCGTCATGGCCAAGGAGGCCCTGCACCTTCAGGGACGCCTACCGAGCCCCGCCCTGCGCCTGCCCCTGGTGCGCGCCGAGGAGGCCGAGGTCGCCGCCCTGCGCGAGGTCCTAACGACCCAAAATTGTGTTAGGAATATTCCCATAAGGGGCTAGGAATTGCTTAGTTTTATATGGGTTGACAAGTCGGTTGCCAAGTATAGTTGACTGCCATACTTATTGTAGAAAAAGTCGCCCTTAAACAAGTCTTCCTTGGGTTGGTGTAACGGATGAATGCTTGAAATTATGTTCGACGAATCGACCGACAGTGTAGTCGATTGGTAAACTTAGGCTTCCTTGCTTGGGTTAATATGAATTAATGCCTGGAGTTGTAGTATAACGGTAAGTTATTCTCTGTGTTGCGCGTGTTTGGTTCGCTATAAATGTAGTGATGTATGCTGAAGGATGGTGGATTAAAAATGGAATCCAGTGGAAATAGTGTCCTAAACAACTTTATTGAAGTGGCCATGCGAGAGAAAGGGTTTAAGGCTCTCTATGGTCGCGCATGGGCGTGGGTGAAATGCAACATTAAGTTGGAAGTAATTTCCTTAGTTTCTACGTCGGCACTCTATGTGATATTCGGATTTGTTGTGATCGTAGTGGCGGTAAAAGGGGATCTTAATTTCGCACTTTATATCATTATTCCCCATGCTGACCTGAAGAACCTTTATTTTAATTTAGGGTTTATCGCGTGGGGGGTTCTAGTTCCGGCGGTATGGATTTTGTGTGTAATTTTAGCTTCCCTAAAAGTTTTCTATTGTGTTCAGTTTGAGTCTCGGATTGTGGGAATGTGTGTGATGTGTATGTGCGCTCCTGTCGTTTTGATATTTTCGGCAATTCCGTGGTATGACAAGCTTCCATTAATTCTTGCGATGTATTTAACTGAGTTTGTGTGCATTGTTACTATTGTAGTGCTTCAAGGTAAATTCAGTGGGACTGAAGGTGAAGTTTTGGGTAAAATTTGCATATTTTGGCAATGCTCTGTGAGGTTTGTGTTGCTAGTTACGTTAGTTGTTTTTTTTGTTTGTGGGTTCGCTTCTGGTAGCGCTATTCTAGGTCGATCGTACAAGGTTTTCGACAAGGGGAGGCTTGGAATGGGAAATTATAATTATGGGGTTGCAGTTAAAGAGGATGGTGATGGTTTGGTGATTTTGGAAAGTGGGGGCGATAGTTTGTTTGAGGTTGATCGAAATTTAGTTGAGGCGAACGAATGTTCTTCATCTTCCCCTTTGCACTACTTTCGATTTGCAAACTCTGAAAGTCGTCCTATCGAATGTCCGTCGACTGCGGTGTATGATAGGGATAAAATGAAGTATCGCGAGATGCCTCCAGTTCGAGGAATTAAAGTCCTTGAATAGTCGATTGTTGTGCATCCTGTTGTAGATTTATTTTCACTATTTCAGTACATCAAAAGGTTTGCTGATACTCAAATGCCAAACGATCGAATTTTGAGCGTTCTGGTTTGATGTAATTTCGAGTGTATTTTTTGGTTTGCTGTGTTTTGGTATCTTGAGAGGCATATTATGCGCATGTGGTCGCTGCACCCGAGCCACCTGGACCGTGCGGGCCTGGTGGCCTGCTGGCGCGAGTCGCTCCTGGCCCAGGCGGTCCTGGCCGGACGCACCCGCGGCTACCGCAACCACCCCCAGCTCGAACGATTCCGTTCCGCCCCCGATCCGGTCACGCCGGCGATAGCGGTCGGCGCCTACCTCTGGGGACTGCGCGAGGAGGCCGTCCGGCGCGGCTACCGCTTCGACGCCTCCCGCATCGACTTGCCCGATTCGGAGTGCACCGGCGTCAGCCTGACGGTCACCGAGGGGCAGATGGACCTGGAGCGCAGGCACCTTGAGGCCAAGCTTGCCGGACGTGCCCCCGACCTCCTGCCCCTGCCCGAGCGGCTTGAAGCGCACCCGATCTTTCGGGTCGTCCCTGGCGACGTCGAGCCCTGGGAGCGGGCACTGACCCCGTAAGACCCGGGCGGGCTCAGAGGCGATCGGTACCGCGGCCGCTCAGCCCTCTCCCGCGGCTCTGGCGAGCACCTGCTCGCGCACGACACGGCGCAGGATTTTGCCGATCTGGGAGCGGGGCATCTCCTCAATGACCTCCAGGCGGTGCGGCAGCGCGTAACGCGGGACCGTCCGCTCGGCGTGCTCCCGCACCGCCTCCAGGGTCACCGACCCCGGCTCGGTCCCCTCGGCCAGGACCACAGCGGCGCACACGAGCTCGCCCATCGCACCGTCGGGAAGCCCCACCACGGCGACGTCGGCCACGCCCGTCATGGAGCGGATCGCGGCCTCCACCTGACTGGGGTAGACGTTGAAGCCTCCGGTGAGGATCAGCTCGCGCTTGCGGTCGGCCATCCACAGGAAGGAGTCCTCCCGGCGCACGATGTCGCCCGTGCGCAGCCAACCGCCCGGCAGGATCGCGGCCTGTGTGGCTGCCTCGTCCTCCCAGTAGCCGGCGAAGACCTGGGGGCCGCGCACCAGCAGCTCGCCCGGCTCGCCGTCGGGCACCTCCCGAGCGGGGTTCGGGTCCTCGGGGTCCACGACGCGTACATCCGTGGAGGGAAAGGGCAGGCCCAGCGCACCCAGGCGGCGCGAGGGTCCCATGGGTGTGCCCGCGACGATCGGGCTCGTCTCGGTCATGCCGTAGCCCTCGACGAAGAAGCCGCCGGTCGCCTTCTCCCACCGGGCCCCGACCTCCGGCGGCATCGGGGCCGCCCCGCACACCCCGTAGCGCAGGGTCCCCAGCTTCGTGCCCCGCTTCTGGGCGCCGTCGAGGATCCTCTCGAACATGACCGGCACGCCGACGAAGAACGTGAAGGGACGCCGCTCGTGCGCGGCGAGCACCTGATCCACCGAGAACTTGGGCAGCATCACCTGGGTGGCGGCCTTCTGCACCGCGCAGAAGAGGTTGAAGGTCAGCCCGAAGGCGTGGAAGAAGGGCAGCAGGCACAGGAAGTTCTCCCCGCCCTCATGCAGCATCGGCACCCAGGCGATGGCCTGGTTGGCGTTGGCCCGCAGATTGGTGTGCGTGAGCATCGCCGCCTTGGGCGTGCCGGTCGTCCCACCGGTGTGCAGCAGGACCGCGATGTCGGAGCCGGCCGGGTAGGGGAAGCGTGAGGGGATCCGGTGGGCGCCGGCCACCTCCTTGTCCCAGGAGCGCGCCCCCGCAGGCAGGCTCCGGGCGCGGAAGGCGGCCCGCTGCCGGCGGGCCCGCTCCACCGGAAGACGCAGCGCGGCGCGCAGACGCACCGGCATTGCGGCTGAGAGGTCCACGCTGAAGACCGTGCGTCCCTGGAGCGCATCGCCGTCGGTGCGTGAAGCTGGACCTGGATCCGTGACGAGGCCGACGCCCTTCTCCCACACGATGACGACCTGGGCCCCGTGAGCATCCAGCTGGGAGCGGATCTCCTCGGCGGGCGCCAGCGGGTTGTGCTCGGCTACGACCGCGCCGATGCGCAGCGCCCCGTAGAGGGCCACGGCGTGCTGCGGACAGTTCGGCATGATGAGGGCCACCCGGTCGCCCTTGTGCACCCCCGAGGTCCGCAGCACCTGCGCCGCCCGCTCCGAGGCCTCCAGCAGCTCGCGGTAGGTCATCGCCGCACCCAGGAAGTCGATGGCGACCCGGTCGGGGTAGAAGCGCGCCGCCGTCTCCAGCAGCTCGCTGAGCGGCGCGTCGGGAACCTCGATCGCCGCGGGGATGCCGGGCTGGTAGTGAGGGCGCAGGTAGTGGCGGTGGTCCTGGGTGGCCTGCTGTGGTGAGGCGGCGGCGTTGATCGTGCTGTCAGTCATGTCTGTGGAGTCGAATCGGGCTGTGGGTGGGAGCAGTCAGGTGATCTGGGGTGGCTGCGATCTGAAGGTGCGCCCTCAGTGTGAGGCCGCGCTGTCATGCGGCCCGGCCTTGCCGTCCTGGCTGCCCTCCTGCTGACCGCCGTCCCTGCGCTCACCCCTGCCGGGGAAGTGCTCGACGATGGACACGGCCGCCGCCGTCGCCGCCCCGGAGGCCGCCTCTCGGGCCGCCAGGAGCTCGTCGCGCACCACGCGCCGCAGCACCTTGCCGATCTGGGAGCGGGGCATCTCGGTCAGGATCGCGATCTGGCGCGGCAGGGCATAGTTGGACAGGTTCTTGGCCGCCCACTCGCGCACCTGCTCCAAGGTGACCGTCTGGCCCTCCTTGGGCAGGATCGCGGCGACCACGGACTCATTGCCGGCCTCGGCCGGCAGCCCGACGACGGCGACCTCCTCCACCTGCGGCATCGAGCGGACCGCGGCCTCCACCTCCGTGGGGTAGATGTTGAAGCCCCCGGAGATGATGAGCTCCTTGCGGCGGTCGGCGATGACGTAGAAGCCGTCCGCCTCCTGGCGCACCAGGTCGCCCGTGCGCAGCCAGCCCCCGTCCAGCAGCACCTCGGCGCTCTCCTCGGGGTTGTCCCAGTAGCCGGAGAACACCTGGGGGCCGCGGGCCAGCAGCTCGCCGACCTCCCCGGGAGCCACCTCGCGCTCGACGTCCTCAGGGTCCACCAGGCGCACCTGCGTGGAAGGGTAGGGCACCCCCAGGGTGCCGGGCCGACGCGCCGGCGAGATCGGGTTGCCCAGGATGATGGGGGAGGACTCGGTCATCCCGTAGCCCTCGATGATGGTGCCCCCGGTGGCCTCCTCCCAGGCCTGCGCCACCGCCAGCGGGTTGGGGGCCGCCCCGCACACGGCGATCTTGCAGGAGGACAGGTTCGCCCCGGTGGCCCGCGCCCGGGTCACCAGACGGTCGAACATGACCGGCACCCCCGGGAAGAAGGTGGCCGGGCGCCGCTTCCAGGCGGCCAGCACCAGGTCCGCCCCGAACTTGGGCAGCACCACCTGGGTGGCGGCCAGCCCCACCGCGCACAGCAGCGACAGGGACATGCCGAAGGCGTGGAAGAAGGGCAGGACCGCGTAGAAGGTCTCCTTGCCCGCGCTCGTGGTGCCCGACGCCCAGGCCAAGGACATCTCGGCGTTGGAGCGCAGGTTCTCGTGGGTCAGGCACACGGCCTTGGGCGTGCCCGTCGTCCCGCCGGTGTACAGCAGAGCCGCCGCCTCCGAGACGCTCGGCAGCGGGAAGCCCGTGGCCAAGGGGATAGCGGAGGCGGCCAGGTCGTCCCA
This region of Actinomyces oris genomic DNA includes:
- a CDS encoding oxidoreductase, producing MVDAEGTPTSSEREPLVTTTAEQAPAAAPQAFSKAPGTGVALVTGASSGIGEDTAHKLRALGYIVYGAARRTDRLQALTADGIRPLAMDVTDDASMSSGVNRILEETGRIDVLVNNAGYGSYGAIEDVPIDEARRQFEVNVFGLARLTQLIIPHMRTRGSGTIINISSIGGRLTTPLGGWYHATKYAVEALSDALRIELSPFGIDVVVVEPGGIRTEWASIAADHLEATAEGSAYADQIRDVAGAMRSESNRRHYSPPEVIARTVSKIVTARHPRTRYAVGFMAKPLIAARRVLPDRAFDQLIGAAFGFRR
- the dapB gene encoding 4-hydroxy-tetrahydrodipicolinate reductase, encoding MTIRVAVVGAAGRMGSTVCQAVQDAEGLELVARLDVGDTLDAEHLAGADVAVDFTVPSVTEANVHALLDAGVDVVVGTTGWNEESYGRIREHLARPEAAGRSVLIAPNFALSAVLAMSFAAKAAPYFESAEVIELHHPNKVDAPSGTAVATAQGIAAARAEAGLGVMPDATQTDPEGARGAVVDGVHVHAVRLRGLTAHEEVVLGNPGEQLTIRTDSFDRASFMPGVVLAVRQVSSRPGLTIGLDALLDL
- a CDS encoding GNAT family N-acetyltransferase; the encoded protein is MTSSTPSPASSSSPSSPSGSRDGSVLGADPLAGLSPEADTHAPHHSPSAQDCTEHDHDDPQASGGFVRPARAEDLTAIGQVQAATMLASLQAGHTAEHSAPLPEGVRVMIAAPVIAAGWEAAVTEPPSPEHHVLVATTAQANAASRTVVGLLGLAPTQSMDAEGHVDEAGVQAVEVTALGVEPASQRRGHGSRLLAAAVDLARQDGARALVAWAVRGDESISRLLTSVGMAPTGAHRVLGVGEGITEDCWAASL
- the dapA gene encoding 4-hydroxy-tetrahydrodipicolinate synthase — encoded protein: MSAAPSRSFGSVGVAMVTPFTPSGEVDYDAARALAVSLVDDGADLILLSGTTGESPTTHTPEKQELIRQVKDALAGRAMIMAGAGSNDTAHAVRIGVASQEAGAEGLLINAPYYNRPSQEGVYRHINAVVEATELPVMVYDIPGRTGVKITEETLARLAENPRVKAVKDATGDVEQGFRRMESTGLEYYSGDDGLNFAWLTHGASGVISVAAHADAHSWRQMIDAVDAGDLASARTLARSLRPLVHAIMGGGQGAVMAKEALHLQGRLPSPALRLPLVRAEEAEVAALREVLTTQNCVRNIPIRG
- a CDS encoding pyrimidine dimer DNA glycosylase/endonuclease V, whose product is MRMWSLHPSHLDRAGLVACWRESLLAQAVLAGRTRGYRNHPQLERFRSAPDPVTPAIAVGAYLWGLREEAVRRGYRFDASRIDLPDSECTGVSLTVTEGQMDLERRHLEAKLAGRAPDLLPLPERLEAHPIFRVVPGDVEPWERALTP
- a CDS encoding AMP-binding protein — encoded protein: MTDSTINAAASPQQATQDHRHYLRPHYQPGIPAAIEVPDAPLSELLETAARFYPDRVAIDFLGAAMTYRELLEASERAAQVLRTSGVHKGDRVALIMPNCPQHAVALYGALRIGAVVAEHNPLAPAEEIRSQLDAHGAQVVIVWEKGVGLVTDPGPASRTDGDALQGRTVFSVDLSAAMPVRLRAALRLPVERARRQRAAFRARSLPAGARSWDKEVAGAHRIPSRFPYPAGSDIAVLLHTGGTTGTPKAAMLTHTNLRANANQAIAWVPMLHEGGENFLCLLPFFHAFGLTFNLFCAVQKAATQVMLPKFSVDQVLAAHERRPFTFFVGVPVMFERILDGAQKRGTKLGTLRYGVCGAAPMPPEVGARWEKATGGFFVEGYGMTETSPIVAGTPMGPSRRLGALGLPFPSTDVRVVDPEDPNPAREVPDGEPGELLVRGPQVFAGYWEDEAATQAAILPGGWLRTGDIVRREDSFLWMADRKRELILTGGFNVYPSQVEAAIRSMTGVADVAVVGLPDGAMGELVCAAVVLAEGTEPGSVTLEAVREHAERTVPRYALPHRLEVIEEMPRSQIGKILRRVVREQVLARAAGEG
- a CDS encoding AMP-binding protein, with protein sequence MSASRTSVAALTQGAASAAGSDAFGAEALEAVYQQAGVPSTIPAVSEPLSCMLRDAARDFPDRVALDFLGATTTYSQLETQVARAAEALRGLGVGRGDVVGLILPNCPQHVVVAYAAWRIGAIVAEHNPLAPAAQLREQFHIHRGRVIIAWEKTLERLVAAVGSLEAAGLGGLSVYSVDLSRHLPLRSRLALRLPVAAARTQRRELRGRIPAGVRSWDDLAASAIPLATGFPLPSVSEAAALLYTGGTTGTPKAVCLTHENLRSNAEMSLAWASGTTSAGKETFYAVLPFFHAFGMSLSLLCAVGLAATQVVLPKFGADLVLAAWKRRPATFFPGVPVMFDRLVTRARATGANLSSCKIAVCGAAPNPLAVAQAWEEATGGTIIEGYGMTESSPIILGNPISPARRPGTLGVPYPSTQVRLVDPEDVEREVAPGEVGELLARGPQVFSGYWDNPEESAEVLLDGGWLRTGDLVRQEADGFYVIADRRKELIISGGFNIYPTEVEAAVRSMPQVEEVAVVGLPAEAGNESVVAAILPKEGQTVTLEQVREWAAKNLSNYALPRQIAILTEMPRSQIGKVLRRVVRDELLAAREAASGAATAAAVSIVEHFPGRGERRDGGQQEGSQDGKAGPHDSAASH